In Desulfovulcanus ferrireducens, the genomic window AGAAATCCGGCCAATTTCAATAAACTTGACTACTATTTCTTTGGTTACCTGCAGTGCCTGCTTCTGTAGTTGGTCCATAGTCAACGTCCTCTAAAGTTTAGTGTCTAAGGCTCAAGGCGTAGGGCATGTCATTTACCACGGGAACCCTTTACCTTTTCCCTCAAAATAAAAAATCCGCCCGGTGGGAAATGGCTTTGACCAGACAATTTTTTTATCCGGGCGGCAAAAAAGGAAAAAACCCGTTAGGCCCTCCCCTTTTTTCAAAAATATAGCACCAACTTGCAAGCTAGTCGAGAGTTTCTTCTGTTGAATAATTTGTGCCTAGCCTTAGCCAGCACTTTGAGTCTAACCTACTTACGGTTATAACTACGGCTAGTGATTCATATATTTTTTAGCTATTTTTTATTACTTTTTTGAGCCAAAAGCGCACTGATCTCTTCTCGAATCACCTGGGCTGCGGCAGCTGGCACCTTTTTGCTCACAAATTCTTCCATTTCTATTTTTAACTGGTTGGCTAAAAGCTTCAAATCATCCCGGGTTACAAAGTTGTGAGAGATATCTTCTATTTGCTTTGAAAAATCTTCCGAAGAAGGTATGTCTTTGACTTTTGCCAGTTCAGAGGACATATTTTCAAGCCTGTCTTGTAATTTTCCCCAGTATTTTAAAGCGTTTTCAATTTCTTGAGCCAAAGCCTTTTTTTCCCGGTGCCAGGTTGAAGTCTCTTTCTCTAACCTTTGACCTACCAGTTCTATCATGTAGTTTTGTAATTCTTCTTTGAGTTTGTCATCATCCACGTCTTTATTTTCAACCTGAATTCTGTTCAGTTCTTGAACAACGATCTCTTTTATCTCATCGTTTCCAGGAATGGATAAATTATTCAGTTTCTCTTCGACCTGTTCAATCTTTTGTTTCAACGGGTCAAGTTCAGCTGGCAGCATTTTCGCTAACTGGAGCTTAACTTGTTCAGCTACCTGGCTGTTAATCTCGTTTATCAGCTCGTTTTTTATTCCCGTGAGCTTATTTTCAAATTCTGTCTCTATCGTATCTATTTTTTGCTCCAGGACCATGAATTTGTCTTCAAGAGCAGCTATTTTTTCTATGTCTTGATTCTCTGGATTATCTGGGGATGTCTCCGTATTTAAAGCATCCTCGTCAAGTTTTTTTTCTTTATGTTCAGACTGATTTTTCTGAACACTTTTTTCAATATACGATAAGCTCTTTTCTTCGGCAGAAACATCTTTTTGCACTTTATCTGGGCTACTTTCATCCAGATCGGCAATTATATTATCTAATTCCGCAAACTCATCTCCAAATTCTTCTGTGGTTACGGAAGATTGAATGGTGGAGTCGTCCTGGCTCGGTTCTTCTCTTTTATCTATTGCTCGTTCTTCGGGAGACTCCTTTGCTTCAATTAGGGCTTCTTCTTCAAATAAGTCGTCAAAACCTAAATCATCAATTTCATCTTCCTTTGTCTTTTCTCCCGGCTTTGATTCATCTATGACGCTCTCAAAAATATCACTTAACTCTTCATCAAAATCTTTGCCTTCAACCGCCTTTTCTTTGGGAAAGGCTTCCACGTTTTCAGATTCTTTTTTATCCGTTTTCTTTAGGGAGGTTCCCTCTTCAACCACTTCGGTTAACTCTATTATTTCATTTAAACTTTGCTGCTCATTATTGGCGGTCATATTTAACCCTCTCACTTAATAAAAAAGGGGGAGCTATGACTCCCCCTTTTTTCTTTTCCAAACTACTTTTTTTTGGGGTGGCAGCCATTACAAGAAGTTGGACCGGTCTTTTTTCCGGCCTTCTTCAGATCTTTATGGCAACCCTTCATGCATAGTTTATGATAGGCAGTATAATAGTACTTGATGCTCTTCTTTTCTTTGCCCTTTGCTTTGGCAATGTCATGACAGCCGGCATCAGTACACTTCTTGATGGGTGATTTGCCGTCCCATTTATGATGACACTTAGTACACTCAATTCCCTTATGCGCTCCTTTGTGGGAGAAAGGTACCGGGGCTTTTTTCATCTTTACCCCAGCAGGGGCCTTAAGCAGCATGTCATCAGGTACATCTACAGCATAGAGATTTGGAAGAACAAATGCACCCACTAGGGCTGCACAAACCAGGGCCACAAACAATGACTTTTTCATCTGCACTCACCTCCTTTAAAAAGTTTTTGATTTGTAAAAAAAAAGCACAAAATTAATACACTGTTTAGGGAAGGTCAATTTGCCCTGTCAAGTAGCTTATTCAATTTTTTGAAGTTTACTGAACACGCAAATTTAATGATTATTGAGTTAATGGAGGTGTGTTGTATCCAGCTTATCAAGAGTTCAACTTGTTGATCCAGTTATACTTTTAACAGCCGAAGGATATCAAGCTTCGGTCATTATACAGGTTCAAGCACGATTGTGGAGTTTGCGGCAGCCCTTATTAACTTATGAAGTTTACTCCTTAACTAAAAAAGATCAACACATGATTAAAATTTAATTCTGTTCGCTGCATCCAAAGTTTTTTCCAAGTCTTCCTCTGTATGGGCAAAGGAATTAAAAGCACACTCAAACCCTGAGGGAGCCAGATAAATCCCTTGTTCACGCATTTGGTTGTAAAATTTGATAAAAAGTTCCTGGTCAGATTTCTGGGCACTGGTAAAATCTTTTACTGGTTCAGAAGTAAAAAACAGTGTAAACATAGATGCAGTGAGGTTTACCTGAACAGGGACTCCTTTTTCCGACAAGATATCTTTGAGCCCCAGGGCAAGTTCCTTGGTTTTTTGGGCCAGAAGTTCGTAGTCCATTGACTTCAAAGTGTTAATCGTGGCCAGACCTGCAGCCATGGCCAGAGGATTTCCAGACAGGGTTCCGGCCTGATATACATCTCCGCACGGTGCAATCCGGGACATGATTTCCTTTTTTCCTCCATAGGCGCCGACAGGAAGCCCTCCACCGATAATTTTGCCCAGACAGGTCAGATCCGGAATAACCCCATAGAGCCCCTGGGCTCCGTTAAAAGATACCCTGAATCCGGTGATCACCTCATCAAAAACCAGTAGAGCCCCGTATTCTGAGGTTATCTGTCTCAAACCCTGCAAAAAGCCTTCTTCCGGCAGGACTACGCCCATATTCCCGGCAACTGGTTCAACGAAAACCGCAGCAATATCTTCTCCATAACGGGCAAATAATTCTTTTACCTCGTCCAGATTATTGTATTCAGCAAGAAGAGTGTGTTTAACTGTTTCTTCTGGTACTCCCGGCGTGCCAGGAATGGACAATGTAGCTACGCCAGAACCGGCACTGGCTAAAAAGGCATCGGCATGACCATGATAGCACCCATGAAATTTAACCACCTTGTTTCGACCGGTATATCCCCGGGCCAGGCGCAAAGCACTCATGGTCGCTTCTGTCCCTGAATTGACCATGCGAACCATTTCCACGCCGGGCAGGGCATCAACTATAGCCCTGGCCAGGTCAATTTCAGCTTTACACGGCGCACCATAACTCGTGCCTTTGTCTACGGCTTCGTGTAAAGCCTTGTTTACCGCAGGATGATTATGTCCCAAAAGCATGGGGCCCCAGGACATTACATAATCTATATATTTCTGCCCATCTTCTGTGTAAACGTATGCCCCGTCTGCCTTGGCAATAAATAAAGGATCGGTCTTTACGCTCTTACAAGCTCTAACCGGACTGTTCACTCCGCCGGGAATAATCTCCTGGGCTAACGCAAAAAGTTCCTTGGAGTTAGTCATAAATTGCTCCTTATACTGGGTTTACGGGTGAATAGCGGGATGAAACTTTATGGAGGAAAATAGCGGTAGCCTTTTACACTCTTTCACCCACCTACTCATTCCTCTGACTACTCATAAACATTAAAAATACTCCATTGAGGTCTTTTTTAATTCTTTATAACTAAATAATATTTCGTACTGGGTCACTCCGGTTTCTTTAACCAGTTCGGAGATAACCCGTAGACAATCTTCCTCGCTTTGACCATGAATCATGGTATACAAATTATATGGCCAATCCAGACAATTTATACGTTCATAACAGTGGGTGATTTCAGGTTTAGAGGCCATAATTCGTCCAACCTGGTCAATATCGTGGTCCTCTTCTACATACCAGGCAACCATGGCGTTGTGTTCATAGCCAGCCTGCTGATGACGCAGTGTAGCTCCAAAGCGTCGGATATACCCTTCATTTTTTAATTTAGTAAGCAGGTTGAGTACCTCTTCTTCTGAAGAGCCTGTTTGCTTGGCAATCTCGGCAAAAGGCGTGGCTGAATCTGGCAGGTCAGCCTGGATGATTTTTAAGATTTCTTTTTGTTTGGGAGTCAACTCAATGGAATACGTCAAGATTCTTCCCCTTCAGAATTTTTTAGTTAAATTAGTGTTAACTTAAACCTATTGTTTCCTGGTTGCAAGTCTGGAAAGACTGTTATTTAAAAGAAATCTGTTTTCTTTTTCTTAAGCTGGCGAAAGCTGGGGTTGCATCCGATGGCTGCTCTTGGGTTGAGTAGTTAAGTAGTTGAGTAGTTGAGTAGTTGAGTAGGTGAGTAGGTGAGTGGTTGAGTGGGGAGAGTAAGGTGGGGATGGATGATATGAAAATGACTTTTGAGAGTTTAGAAGCTTGGCCAATCCAGACGGAGTAGAGTAGATATGGGACTTCGTAGTAGAATTTTTCCTGATTGCCGCCAGATTCCTGATTATTATCACTGGACAGAGTATGTGCTCAGGTTTGATTCCTAAATTATGAGAAATTTTGCTAACTATAAGCAAAAAAAAGAGAAAACAATCAGCAGATGGAATGCTAAAATTAATGTTTCTGAAAAATCTGTGTAAATAGTGGATGCGCCCGTAAGCCGGAAATTTTTTAGTCATACACGAGAAATCTCCCGTGCATCGGGCATTGATGGTTTTGCATCTGAAAAACAAAAGCCCCTTGCTGATTAGGAGGAATTTTCATAGGAGTCTGTGACCAACCCCTACTTAAGAGGACATTTTTTCATAATTTTTTTCAATCCTGATTTCTTTCATGCTGGTGC contains:
- the hemL gene encoding glutamate-1-semialdehyde 2,1-aminomutase, whose amino-acid sequence is MTNSKELFALAQEIIPGGVNSPVRACKSVKTDPLFIAKADGAYVYTEDGQKYIDYVMSWGPMLLGHNHPAVNKALHEAVDKGTSYGAPCKAEIDLARAIVDALPGVEMVRMVNSGTEATMSALRLARGYTGRNKVVKFHGCYHGHADAFLASAGSGVATLSIPGTPGVPEETVKHTLLAEYNNLDEVKELFARYGEDIAAVFVEPVAGNMGVVLPEEGFLQGLRQITSEYGALLVFDEVITGFRVSFNGAQGLYGVIPDLTCLGKIIGGGLPVGAYGGKKEIMSRIAPCGDVYQAGTLSGNPLAMAAGLATINTLKSMDYELLAQKTKELALGLKDILSEKGVPVQVNLTASMFTLFFTSEPVKDFTSAQKSDQELFIKFYNQMREQGIYLAPSGFECAFNSFAHTEEDLEKTLDAANRIKF
- a CDS encoding cytochrome c3 family protein; amino-acid sequence: MKKSLFVALVCAALVGAFVLPNLYAVDVPDDMLLKAPAGVKMKKAPVPFSHKGAHKGIECTKCHHKWDGKSPIKKCTDAGCHDIAKAKGKEKKSIKYYYTAYHKLCMKGCHKDLKKAGKKTGPTSCNGCHPKKK
- the ahbB gene encoding siroheme decarboxylase subunit beta — encoded protein: MTYSIELTPKQKEILKIIQADLPDSATPFAEIAKQTGSSEEEVLNLLTKLKNEGYIRRFGATLRHQQAGYEHNAMVAWYVEEDHDIDQVGRIMASKPEITHCYERINCLDWPYNLYTMIHGQSEEDCLRVISELVKETGVTQYEILFSYKELKKTSMEYF